One segment of Leuconostoc lactis DNA contains the following:
- a CDS encoding YqgQ family protein, with product MKNFYDILTYLKRFGVYIHVGKRLWDIEVAALEVDNLYKANVIDRQEYARMKIILVHEHEQEVANPSD from the coding sequence ATGAAGAACTTTTATGATATTTTGACGTATCTCAAACGTTTTGGTGTTTACATTCATGTCGGAAAGCGCCTATGGGATATTGAAGTGGCTGCATTAGAAGTGGATAATTTGTATAAAGCTAATGTGATTGACCGGCAGGAATATGCCCGAATGAAGATCATTTTAGTGCATGAGCATGAACAAGAGGTCGCTAATCCTAGTGACTAA
- a CDS encoding rhomboid family intramembrane serine protease: MIDAIQIQFKKAPVTVSLVAISLVMFGVEVIMGHGQTTNGQLLVALGAKWGPAIAIDHQYWRLLTPIFLHAGWLHIITNMLTLWFIGPLAEAVFGHRKFLGLYLFGGVVGNIMSYLFAPLTVSVGASTALFGLFGGLLMFVSQFRHDPEILAQGKTLLLFVGLNLVMGFGANGVDMWGHIGGLVGGIMFAVMAGFYGRSGKFPLYMRWTLVGVSGLLVLLTWLSKGGIG; this comes from the coding sequence ATGATAGATGCGATTCAGATACAATTTAAAAAAGCGCCCGTAACGGTCAGCCTCGTGGCCATCAGCCTCGTGATGTTTGGGGTGGAGGTCATCATGGGCCATGGGCAAACAACGAACGGGCAATTATTGGTTGCGCTGGGTGCCAAGTGGGGACCAGCGATTGCCATAGATCACCAGTACTGGCGATTGCTCACACCGATTTTTTTACATGCTGGTTGGCTACATATTATCACTAACATGTTAACGCTCTGGTTTATCGGACCCTTAGCAGAAGCGGTTTTTGGTCACCGAAAATTTTTAGGCTTGTACTTATTCGGTGGCGTGGTGGGTAATATCATGTCCTATCTTTTCGCACCCTTAACGGTGTCTGTTGGTGCTTCCACTGCCTTATTTGGGCTGTTTGGTGGCTTGTTGATGTTTGTTAGTCAGTTTCGGCATGATCCAGAAATTCTTGCACAAGGGAAAACCTTGTTACTCTTTGTCGGACTGAACTTGGTGATGGGGTTCGGTGCGAATGGTGTTGATATGTGGGGCCATATTGGTGGCCTGGTTGGCGGGATTATGTTTGCTGTTATGGCCGGATTTTACGGGCGTTCAGGGAAGTTTCCGCTGTATATGCGTTGGACACTTGTTGGGGTGAGTGGGCTGTTAGTGCTCCTAACATGGTTATCAAAAGGTGGTATTGGATGA
- the addA gene encoding helicase-exonuclease AddAB subunit AddA has translation MSTTFTVNQQRAVDDTGHNILVAASAGSGKTTVLIERLIQKILNGASVTNFLIVTFTNAAAQEMRERLEVAIEKRLPAVDAATKRFLQEQLLLLPAANISTIDAYALRLIENYYHVIGLDPQFRLLSDTAERDMLRQDVLAQVLAAFYEEDHEHHADFLALVNNFGQPGQDNALQDIILKLTDFAEARPDGAAWLAQLADNQLDLTTAITQSDLYQQHILPTLTTTITPLLAAVQDAQVLVSGVPELKKTTLALATIQDYLQQVQTMATSAQWDDLRQVLLQPPKVSLETKSSKGVADEPELLDILAQAVAVKNQVIGAKSQLKQLTETFFRFTQSQWQTITDASQQLVATLVLVTQTFRTAFTDAKRAAQLVDFPDLGALALEILADTATRETIQSQFDEILVDEYQDINQLQETLLTQVANGHNMYMVGDVKQSIYGFRQAEPSLFTHKYKQFAQADNDNQRIELADNFRSHNNVTAMTNLIFTQLMDEKLGDIAYLGEAKLVPKADYPASVPPVFSVDIITKQAQAAEPTEADETVENFEKRQAQYARVAEKILALRETTIYDRKATPAGMRPVQYGDIAILTRSKAGYIDLVASLRAAGIPVQVDAVGNYFQTMEVYLMLDVLRVIDNPHQDIPLVAVLRSPMFGLTENDLAEIRLADQQHDFWTALTTYATTHLAAQKIIDQFGKWHQLAIQNDLVTLIWTIFDDTAWLDYVAGMPGGGQRQANLHALYAYARTYQNNTNAGLFRFVRYIEQLQQNDGQLGEAPQEADEQAVRVMTIHASKGLEFPIVFIPEFDKAFNTKDLKGKVLLQKNAGIGINYLQPDALVSMPTLQQLVVQQALKRQSWSEEMRLLYVALTRAEQQLHLIGSASVSESGQSTALQTLWQRAKNNTGQFLGEDLRLTAKSYLDWLILALARTQEPTLEAWLGEGDKPRLLGPETTQTGQLTVNLIPEATIHLPTDNTTPTEVATPNSQDYDAKDFQAAQAMLGYQYPNMAATQTAAYQSVSEMKRLFEDPDRPQMVSLTVAEDGQLSPANDLVSANLTLPTFMTDGSQQPSSAAIGTATHLMLQLLDFTVPQTRESLTELRDQLVANGRMTQPVADLINLDQILQFLATPFAQRVMQHAATLTREATFAMIMPANQIYQGLADSAPVLVHGIIDGYFIDHTTQSITLFDYKTDYIRPDRMTEDLAKLVQRYRGQLRLYQQALQQEYPTYTFHDPQLVALSVGRVVGLGVQ, from the coding sequence ATGAGCACGACATTCACAGTTAATCAACAACGTGCAGTTGATGATACAGGGCACAATATTTTAGTTGCCGCATCAGCGGGCTCTGGGAAAACGACGGTTTTAATTGAACGTTTGATTCAGAAAATTTTAAACGGGGCCAGTGTGACCAACTTTTTAATTGTGACTTTTACTAATGCAGCCGCGCAAGAAATGCGTGAACGTTTAGAAGTAGCGATTGAAAAACGGCTACCGGCAGTTGATGCGGCAACTAAACGCTTTTTACAAGAACAGCTGTTACTTTTACCAGCAGCCAATATTTCAACAATTGACGCTTATGCGTTGCGTTTGATTGAAAATTATTATCATGTCATCGGGTTGGATCCACAGTTTCGGTTGCTTTCGGATACAGCCGAACGTGATATGTTGCGCCAAGATGTGCTGGCGCAAGTTTTGGCGGCTTTCTATGAAGAAGACCACGAACATCACGCCGATTTTTTGGCTTTGGTCAATAATTTTGGGCAACCAGGGCAAGATAATGCGTTACAAGACATTATCTTAAAGCTCACGGATTTTGCAGAAGCACGCCCTGATGGTGCCGCATGGTTGGCTCAACTCGCTGACAATCAGTTAGATTTGACGACGGCTATCACGCAATCTGACCTGTACCAACAACATATCCTACCAACGCTGACAACCACTATCACACCGCTATTAGCAGCGGTTCAAGATGCCCAAGTTCTGGTGTCAGGAGTGCCAGAACTGAAGAAAACAACGCTTGCGTTGGCCACAATACAAGACTATTTGCAACAAGTGCAGACAATGGCCACTAGTGCGCAATGGGATGATCTACGCCAAGTGCTGTTACAGCCACCTAAGGTGAGTTTAGAAACGAAGTCCAGCAAAGGCGTGGCTGATGAGCCAGAACTTTTGGATATTTTGGCCCAAGCTGTCGCGGTTAAAAACCAAGTGATTGGGGCCAAATCACAGTTAAAGCAACTTACGGAGACGTTTTTCCGGTTCACGCAAAGCCAGTGGCAAACGATTACTGACGCCTCACAACAGCTTGTTGCGACGTTGGTTTTGGTAACCCAGACGTTTCGGACGGCGTTTACTGATGCGAAGCGCGCTGCCCAATTAGTGGACTTTCCGGATTTAGGGGCCTTAGCATTAGAGATATTAGCCGATACGGCAACCCGTGAAACGATTCAAAGTCAGTTTGATGAAATTTTGGTCGATGAGTATCAAGATATTAACCAATTACAAGAAACCTTACTGACACAAGTTGCCAATGGCCATAATATGTACATGGTTGGTGATGTCAAACAAAGTATTTATGGTTTTCGTCAGGCGGAACCGTCGCTATTTACGCATAAATATAAACAGTTTGCGCAAGCTGACAACGATAATCAGCGAATTGAATTAGCCGATAATTTCCGGTCACACAATAATGTCACGGCCATGACCAACTTAATTTTCACACAGCTCATGGATGAAAAATTAGGGGACATTGCGTATTTGGGCGAAGCTAAGTTGGTACCAAAAGCTGACTATCCAGCCAGTGTACCGCCGGTCTTTTCAGTGGACATTATTACTAAGCAGGCACAGGCAGCTGAGCCAACAGAAGCTGACGAGACGGTGGAAAATTTTGAAAAACGACAGGCCCAGTATGCCCGAGTAGCTGAAAAGATACTGGCATTGCGGGAAACGACAATTTATGATCGTAAGGCAACACCGGCGGGGATGCGGCCGGTACAATACGGGGATATTGCGATTCTGACCCGCTCAAAGGCCGGCTATATTGACTTAGTAGCGAGTCTGCGCGCCGCTGGTATTCCGGTACAAGTTGATGCGGTGGGGAATTATTTTCAAACCATGGAAGTTTATCTCATGCTGGATGTTTTGCGGGTCATTGATAATCCCCACCAAGATATTCCGTTAGTGGCTGTATTGCGGTCGCCAATGTTTGGGTTAACGGAAAATGACCTGGCCGAGATTCGATTAGCGGATCAACAGCATGATTTTTGGACGGCCTTAACAACCTATGCAACAACGCATCTGGCTGCACAAAAAATTATCGACCAATTTGGAAAATGGCATCAACTCGCGATTCAAAATGATTTAGTGACGTTGATTTGGACGATTTTTGATGATACGGCGTGGCTCGATTATGTGGCGGGGATGCCGGGTGGCGGTCAGCGGCAAGCGAATTTGCATGCGCTCTATGCTTATGCTCGAACTTATCAAAACAATACCAATGCTGGCTTATTCCGGTTTGTCCGGTATATCGAACAATTACAGCAAAACGATGGTCAGTTGGGCGAAGCACCCCAAGAAGCAGACGAACAAGCGGTGCGTGTCATGACCATTCATGCTTCAAAAGGGCTAGAATTCCCCATTGTATTTATCCCAGAATTCGATAAAGCTTTTAACACCAAGGATTTAAAGGGAAAAGTCTTGTTGCAAAAAAATGCCGGTATTGGGATTAATTATCTACAACCAGATGCCTTGGTAAGCATGCCAACTTTGCAACAATTGGTCGTCCAACAAGCACTCAAACGCCAGAGTTGGTCAGAAGAAATGCGCCTGCTGTATGTGGCTTTGACCCGTGCTGAACAACAATTACACCTTATCGGGAGTGCGTCTGTTAGTGAGTCCGGGCAAAGCACAGCGTTACAAACGTTATGGCAACGGGCTAAAAATAACACGGGCCAATTTTTAGGCGAAGATTTACGTCTGACGGCGAAATCTTATCTCGATTGGTTAATTTTGGCTCTTGCCCGCACACAAGAACCAACGTTGGAAGCTTGGTTGGGCGAAGGGGACAAACCACGTCTTCTCGGACCAGAAACCACGCAAACGGGTCAGCTGACAGTGAATTTAATACCGGAAGCAACGATTCATTTACCAACGGATAACACGACGCCAACTGAGGTGGCAACGCCGAACAGTCAAGATTATGATGCCAAAGATTTCCAGGCGGCGCAAGCGATGTTGGGCTATCAGTATCCAAATATGGCAGCGACCCAGACGGCAGCGTATCAATCTGTCAGTGAGATGAAGCGGTTATTCGAAGATCCTGATCGCCCACAAATGGTCTCATTGACAGTGGCGGAAGATGGGCAGTTATCGCCAGCCAATGATTTAGTGTCAGCGAATTTAACGTTACCAACGTTTATGACGGATGGGTCGCAACAACCTTCTAGTGCTGCAATTGGGACGGCAACGCACTTAATGTTGCAATTGTTAGATTTTACCGTGCCACAAACACGTGAGTCCTTGACGGAGCTGCGGGATCAACTAGTGGCTAATGGGCGAATGACGCAACCAGTCGCTGATTTAATTAATTTAGATCAGATCTTACAATTCTTAGCGACACCATTTGCCCAGCGGGTCATGCAACATGCAGCAACCTTAACGCGTGAAGCGACGTTTGCCATGATTATGCCAGCTAACCAGATTTATCAAGGATTAGCAGATTCGGCACCGGTGTTGGTTCACGGGATTATTGATGGTTATTTCATCGATCACACAACCCAATCGATCACGCTTTTTGACTATAAAACGGATTATATTCGACCAGATCGCATGACAGAAGATTTGGCCAAGTTAGTCCAACGTTATCGTGGTCAGCTCCGTTTATATCAGCAAGCCTTGCAACAAGAATATCCAACTTATACCTTCCATGACCCACAGCTCGTAGCCTTGAGCGTTGGTCGCGTGGTCGGTTTGGGTGTACAATAA
- a CDS encoding PD-(D/E)XK nuclease family protein produces MAVTIYMAHAQADLRGALLADAQQKLAQDAATTVYYIVPNHVKFDSEVAILQRLAQQNGYDPQSDLYAQSRLQVYSLTRLAWALLKDMPNQQPDIVQNTGLFIMVSDILREYAPQLPIFARMQAKPGFIAALVTQLVELRASRITPQDLLQILNDTTDDATFLRQTLAAKLRDLAIVADALAVKMGTDRMTPLEVLPFLATQLAQHPLENVAFYFEGFNGFTSAEWQVVQQLVQRYPVTMALLGDGDQLGRQQPGDVFFKPMTTAQELMRLAKQAEQPVRLEQPQTRRTLSQTSAQLLTAWTHLGEYRPYQADQPASDLSVFAAENTIVEIQEVGRRIRRLLLADPDLHLRDILILVRDLTPYTDHIPEVMAQLELPYFLDTDQKMANHPLVELLLNLLMPTSERLQYQNVMAILKTSLLRPFQDQALVPEAEFFDVVSYFDNYLYANKPFEARWRHLDQPFELFTMTDEVAEDDVTLETEDQQINRRIETLRRFILAAFDALQESFDHAKTMREAATGLVMWLQKYHVTDAILAQRDQYLAAGDLARSRQGGEVWQLFTATLDELVAIDGDAVFDLAQFKAILTAGFAGAKFSGIPNHLDQLTISEAGIVQSNRYRHLFFIGGTRTNLPAQAKTTALINDAERLIVQPALQAGEQPKYLQNTAQQQMAEENLLFYGALSSANTSVTLSYPVLDSAGKIADMSPFYQRLVSTFQTPVTKITRVPADSAALLKNYTSTPRATLSELVKLIPTYQQSSAFKALQNAISVTQQDRLERVLSAPNYRNQTEILRPEFVQSLFGQQLNVSISQLESYYNNPLAYFLQYGLRLKERTTNELNVAQTGTLYHAVLEQVIRALIQRQVSLRDVTTEELLDLVSQAMTAELSLPVYQLLATNGKMRAVRDHLAKISRQLMINLQQAARANGSYPQAVEQLFGFPVKGALPALEFSGRRGPIKVRGKIDRLDRQDPNGVFGTIIDYKSNGKQFDWAQAFDGLQMQLLTYWQAAQKNAEALGVEAIGGAFFAKIAPERRRIADFKGDVDALLAGQVQPEIFKYRGLFVAEPDYLDSLELLDDGEAALFYQLKKKKDGQLYATSDFVEADDFGLLLQHNAENITQAGDHILGGEFPLLPTMGSLQYTPYTDILRFDRSLGDRYRPESPKGKTAILKILQEETADEHDIHS; encoded by the coding sequence ATGGCGGTAACAATTTATATGGCGCATGCCCAAGCTGATTTACGGGGTGCGTTATTAGCAGATGCTCAGCAAAAATTAGCGCAAGATGCAGCAACCACAGTGTATTATATCGTGCCTAACCACGTTAAATTTGATAGTGAAGTGGCGATTTTACAACGGTTGGCGCAACAAAATGGTTATGATCCTCAGTCAGATTTGTATGCACAAAGCCGTTTACAAGTCTATTCCTTAACCCGTTTAGCTTGGGCATTGCTCAAGGACATGCCCAATCAGCAGCCAGATATTGTGCAAAATACTGGGTTATTTATTATGGTGTCCGATATTTTACGTGAGTATGCACCGCAATTACCAATTTTTGCTAGAATGCAGGCTAAACCAGGCTTTATCGCTGCTTTAGTGACGCAACTGGTTGAGTTGCGGGCTAGTCGCATTACACCCCAAGATTTGTTACAAATTTTGAATGACACAACGGATGATGCGACGTTTTTACGACAGACATTAGCCGCCAAACTCAGAGACTTAGCGATTGTAGCCGATGCGTTGGCTGTAAAAATGGGCACTGACCGCATGACACCTTTGGAGGTGTTACCATTTTTAGCGACGCAATTGGCCCAACATCCCCTTGAAAATGTGGCCTTTTATTTTGAAGGGTTCAACGGGTTTACGAGTGCCGAATGGCAAGTGGTGCAACAACTAGTGCAACGTTACCCTGTGACAATGGCCTTGTTAGGTGATGGAGACCAATTAGGTCGGCAACAACCAGGGGATGTTTTCTTCAAACCGATGACAACAGCCCAAGAACTCATGCGCTTGGCAAAGCAAGCAGAGCAGCCGGTGAGACTTGAACAGCCACAGACCAGACGAACACTCAGTCAAACAAGTGCACAATTATTGACAGCTTGGACCCATCTCGGCGAATACCGGCCATATCAAGCCGACCAACCAGCATCGGACTTGTCGGTGTTTGCTGCGGAAAATACCATCGTTGAGATTCAGGAAGTAGGGCGACGTATTCGACGCCTATTATTAGCAGATCCTGATTTACACTTGCGCGATATTTTGATTTTGGTGCGTGACCTCACGCCTTACACTGATCATATCCCTGAAGTCATGGCGCAATTAGAATTACCTTACTTTTTGGATACCGACCAAAAAATGGCCAATCATCCTTTAGTGGAGCTATTGCTGAATTTGCTCATGCCAACGAGTGAACGCTTGCAATACCAAAATGTCATGGCAATTTTAAAAACGAGCCTTCTGCGACCGTTTCAAGATCAAGCGTTAGTACCGGAAGCTGAATTTTTTGATGTGGTAAGTTATTTTGATAACTATCTCTATGCCAATAAGCCGTTTGAAGCACGGTGGCGGCATTTAGACCAGCCGTTTGAATTGTTTACAATGACAGATGAAGTTGCCGAGGATGATGTCACATTAGAAACTGAAGATCAACAGATTAATCGGCGTATTGAAACCTTACGTCGGTTTATTTTGGCGGCCTTTGATGCGTTACAAGAAAGCTTTGATCACGCTAAAACGATGCGGGAAGCGGCAACAGGCTTGGTCATGTGGTTGCAAAAGTATCATGTGACAGATGCCATTTTGGCACAGCGTGATCAATATCTTGCGGCTGGTGATCTCGCCCGTTCGCGGCAAGGCGGTGAAGTTTGGCAACTTTTCACGGCCACGTTAGATGAATTGGTCGCCATTGATGGGGATGCAGTATTTGACCTCGCGCAATTTAAAGCGATTTTGACGGCTGGTTTTGCGGGCGCCAAATTCTCTGGGATTCCCAATCATTTAGATCAACTGACCATTTCGGAAGCTGGGATTGTGCAAAGTAACCGCTACCGGCATCTATTTTTTATTGGGGGGACACGGACAAACTTACCGGCGCAAGCCAAGACAACGGCTTTGATTAATGATGCCGAGCGTTTGATTGTGCAACCAGCCTTACAAGCCGGTGAGCAACCGAAATACTTACAAAATACCGCGCAACAACAAATGGCCGAAGAAAATCTGCTATTTTATGGGGCGTTATCATCTGCTAATACCAGCGTGACTTTGTCTTATCCGGTCCTTGACAGTGCGGGGAAAATTGCGGATATGTCGCCATTTTATCAACGACTCGTCTCAACGTTCCAAACACCTGTCACCAAAATCACACGGGTGCCAGCAGATAGTGCAGCATTGTTGAAAAATTACACAAGCACGCCACGAGCAACCTTGTCTGAATTAGTCAAATTAATCCCTACTTATCAACAGTCGTCGGCGTTTAAAGCCCTGCAAAATGCTATTAGTGTGACGCAACAAGACCGATTAGAACGCGTGTTATCCGCACCAAATTATCGCAACCAAACAGAAATTTTACGCCCTGAATTTGTTCAGTCCTTATTCGGTCAGCAGTTAAATGTGTCTATTTCACAATTGGAAAGTTATTATAATAATCCGTTGGCTTATTTTTTGCAGTATGGGTTACGGCTTAAAGAGCGGACGACCAACGAACTTAATGTGGCCCAGACGGGAACGTTATACCATGCCGTATTAGAACAAGTGATCCGCGCGTTGATCCAGCGACAGGTGAGTTTGCGCGATGTGACGACAGAAGAATTATTAGACCTTGTATCACAGGCCATGACCGCTGAATTGTCGCTGCCAGTGTATCAATTACTGGCGACTAATGGGAAAATGCGGGCAGTGCGCGATCATTTGGCCAAAATTAGTCGACAACTCATGATAAATTTGCAGCAAGCTGCCCGTGCTAATGGGTCTTATCCACAAGCAGTGGAACAACTCTTTGGCTTTCCGGTTAAGGGCGCCTTGCCAGCACTAGAATTTTCTGGCCGACGTGGACCAATTAAAGTCCGAGGTAAAATTGATCGGTTAGATCGTCAAGACCCCAACGGTGTGTTTGGGACGATTATTGATTACAAGTCTAACGGCAAACAATTTGATTGGGCGCAAGCCTTTGACGGGTTACAAATGCAATTGCTGACCTATTGGCAGGCCGCACAAAAAAATGCGGAAGCGCTTGGGGTTGAAGCCATTGGTGGGGCATTTTTTGCTAAAATTGCGCCGGAACGACGTCGCATTGCCGACTTTAAGGGCGATGTTGATGCTTTGTTGGCGGGTCAGGTGCAGCCGGAAATTTTCAAGTATCGTGGGTTATTTGTGGCGGAGCCAGACTATCTCGATAGTTTGGAACTGCTGGATGACGGTGAGGCCGCGCTATTTTATCAGCTGAAAAAGAAGAAAGATGGGCAATTGTATGCGACGAGCGATTTTGTCGAAGCAGACGATTTTGGCTTATTGTTGCAGCACAATGCTGAAAATATCACACAAGCTGGCGACCACATTTTAGGTGGTGAATTTCCTTTGTTACCAACAATGGGGAGTTTGCAGTACACACCGTATACCGATATTTTACGTTTTGATCGCTCATTGGGTGATCGATATCGGCCTGAATCTCCCAAGGGAAAAACAGCCATTTTAAAGATTTTGCAAGAGGAGACGGCAGATGAGCACGACATTCACAGTTAA
- the ntdP gene encoding nucleoside tri-diphosphate phosphatase: MSFDKSNRGPREGDFITIKSYKHDGSLHRTWRDTMVLKTSENAIIGLNDHTLVTEDDGRRWVTREPAIVYFHKKYWFNIIAMIRDNGVSYYCNLASPFVLDKEALKYIDYDLDVKVFPDGEKHLLDADEYAAHSKKWHYPPEIDKILKAHVKILVDWINEGTGPFSQGYVDVWYTRYQHLMQQRLKDRR, encoded by the coding sequence ATGAGTTTTGATAAGTCAAATCGCGGGCCACGCGAAGGTGATTTCATCACGATCAAAAGTTATAAGCATGACGGCTCGTTGCATCGAACTTGGCGCGATACCATGGTTTTAAAAACCAGTGAAAATGCAATCATTGGATTAAACGATCATACTTTAGTGACAGAAGACGACGGACGACGGTGGGTGACACGTGAACCGGCAATTGTCTATTTTCATAAAAAGTATTGGTTTAATATTATTGCCATGATTCGTGATAATGGGGTATCGTATTACTGTAATTTAGCGTCACCCTTTGTCTTAGATAAAGAGGCGCTAAAGTATATTGATTACGATTTAGATGTCAAAGTTTTTCCTGATGGGGAAAAACATTTGTTGGATGCTGATGAATATGCAGCGCACAGCAAAAAATGGCATTATCCACCAGAAATCGATAAGATTCTGAAGGCACATGTTAAGATTTTAGTTGACTGGATCAACGAAGGCACGGGCCCTTTTTCACAAGGATATGTCGATGTTTGGTATACAAGATACCAACATTTGATGCAACAGCGACTTAAAGATCGTCGTTGA
- the recX gene encoding recombination regulator RecX, whose protein sequence is MKKITKIATQKQAGRYSIDLDNVFAFGVAESVLIKYGLAKGRELDDALIAQIKYDDAIAKALNTALNYLGHALRTEKQIRQKLSDQQVTEAIQDTVLARLKDLGYVDDFNYAKHYVATKKRLSPKGPVTISLALQQAGVPASAITQALATYTTAEQLAVGEQLALKLAQRYQREATRAKQQKIVQALVQKGFSFDIAQAVVAQIDFANDADTERANVIRQAERLWYRYRNVTESERQYKVKNKLYTKGFSAEWIDVALQAVTQNDALTEFSE, encoded by the coding sequence ATGAAAAAAATTACGAAAATCGCGACTCAAAAGCAAGCTGGACGCTACAGTATTGACTTAGACAACGTTTTTGCTTTTGGCGTTGCAGAAAGTGTCTTGATTAAATACGGCTTGGCCAAGGGCCGTGAATTAGATGATGCCTTAATTGCACAAATCAAATATGATGATGCGATTGCCAAAGCACTGAATACAGCTTTAAATTATTTGGGCCATGCGTTACGGACCGAAAAACAAATTCGCCAAAAATTATCGGATCAACAAGTGACTGAGGCGATTCAAGATACCGTATTGGCACGATTAAAAGATTTAGGTTATGTTGATGATTTCAACTATGCCAAACATTATGTGGCAACCAAAAAGCGCTTGTCACCCAAAGGGCCGGTGACCATTAGTTTGGCCTTACAGCAGGCAGGGGTACCAGCATCAGCGATTACCCAAGCACTGGCAACTTATACAACAGCTGAACAGCTAGCCGTGGGGGAACAATTAGCCCTAAAATTAGCCCAACGTTATCAACGTGAAGCAACACGTGCCAAGCAACAAAAGATTGTCCAAGCGCTTGTACAAAAAGGCTTTTCTTTTGACATTGCCCAGGCAGTTGTGGCGCAGATTGATTTTGCTAATGATGCGGACACAGAACGTGCCAACGTGATTCGGCAAGCTGAAAGATTGTGGTATCGCTATCGCAATGTAACTGAGTCGGAACGACAATATAAAGTTAAAAATAAACTTTACACCAAAGGCTTTTCGGCAGAATGGATTGACGTGGCCCTTCAAGCCGTTACCCAAAATGATGCGCTGACAGAATTTTCTGAGTAA
- the dapB gene encoding 4-hydroxy-tetrahydrodipicolinate reductase, with the protein MTRVILAGGFGKLGQAIQTGLMDSAFEIVGILSGHAHDSAYPVWTALSEIDQPADIFLDVSTPATVYDNAVWAIAHDMAVVIGATGLTDDQVADLRARAAGGGVLIVPNFSLSAVLLMQFSELAAQYFPDVEIVEAHNPKKIDAPSGTAVTTAKRIAAARQRDPEPTTTGPARGEVIDAVPVHALRLPGYIAQQTVYFGGLDEQLTLSQSTTSRAAFVPGVLRALQGVTQMSGLAIGLDHVL; encoded by the coding sequence ATGACGCGCGTTATTTTGGCTGGTGGCTTTGGTAAATTAGGCCAAGCGATTCAAACCGGTTTGATGGATTCAGCATTTGAAATTGTGGGGATTTTAAGTGGGCACGCACATGACAGTGCCTATCCAGTTTGGACAGCCCTATCAGAAATTGATCAACCAGCAGATATTTTTTTGGATGTGAGTACACCAGCAACGGTGTATGACAATGCTGTGTGGGCGATTGCACATGATATGGCCGTTGTCATTGGTGCGACGGGACTAACAGATGACCAAGTAGCTGATTTACGGGCACGTGCAGCTGGTGGTGGGGTATTAATTGTCCCTAATTTTAGTTTGTCAGCTGTGTTACTCATGCAATTTTCCGAGTTAGCAGCGCAGTATTTTCCGGATGTCGAAATTGTTGAAGCGCATAATCCTAAGAAAATCGATGCCCCTTCGGGGACAGCTGTGACAACAGCTAAGCGCATTGCTGCTGCACGTCAACGTGATCCAGAGCCAACAACGACAGGGCCAGCACGTGGTGAAGTCATTGATGCTGTTCCCGTACATGCGCTGCGCTTACCGGGCTACATTGCGCAACAAACCGTGTATTTTGGTGGCCTGGATGAACAATTGACCTTGAGCCAAAGTACAACGAGTCGTGCGGCGTTTGTGCCAGGTGTACTGCGTGCTTTACAAGGCGTAACCCAGATGAGCGGCTTGGCAATTGGCCTCGATCACGTACTTTAA